The Paenibacillus beijingensis nucleotide sequence AAGCTGCAATTCGGTCAGGAAAGCCCGCTGCTGCGCGGACTGGAGGAAGGGCACGTATACTTTGTCCATTCCTATCATGCGCTGCCTGAGGAAGCAAGCGATCTGCTGGCGACAACCGATTATTATCAGCAGGTTACAGCCGTCGTCGGACGCGGCAGCGTGTACGGCATGCAGTTCCATCCGGAAAAAAGCGGCGAGCTCGGCATGAGCCTGCTCGGCAACTTCCTGGCGCTCAGCGGCAGCCCCAAAGCGACGGGCGTTTAAGGTTCATCGGCGAGTGCGCTCACCGCATGATGGTCGTGCAGAAGCTGCGTAACGAACGGCATTGTTATATAGATTGGGATTACGATAAGCGGAGGAATTTTTGATGTCTACCTTTACGATATATCCGGCGATCGACATTCGCGGGGGCAAAGCCGTCCGTCTCGTGCAGGGCGATTACAACCAGGAGACGGTCTACAACGACAGCCCCGTCAGCGCGGCCACGGAATGGGAGGCGCAGGGCGCTTCTTGGATTCACCTGGTCGACTTGGACGGCGCCAAAGCCGGTAAACCCGTCAACGACGCCCTGATCGGCGACATTGCGCGCAGCGTGCAGGTGCCGGTGCAGATCGGCGGCGGCCTGCGCACGTTCGAAGATGTGGAGCGCCTGCTCGGTCTCGGCGTATCGCGCGTCATTCTCGGCACGGCTGCGATCGAAGACCGCGCGTTTGTCGAGCGCGTGCTCGGCACGTACGGCGATAAAGTTGCGATCGGCATCGACGCGCGCGGCGGCTTGGTGGCGACCCGCGGCTGGCTGGAAACGTCGGAGGTGAAAGCCGAGGATTTGGCCAAGGAGCTCGCGGCGAAGGGCGCTTCGACGTTCATCTTTACCGACATTTCGCGCGACGGCATGATGAAGGGCCCGAATGTGGAGGCGATTGTGTCGCTGGCGAAAGTTTCCGGCGCGAGCGTCATCGCTTCCGGCGGCGTCAGCGTTCTGGACGATTTGAAGCGGCTTGCGGCCCACACCGCAGAAGGCGTATCCGGCGCCATCGTCGGCAAAGCGCTCTATACGGGCAGCATCTCGCTGGCCGAAGCGGTCCGCGAAATCGGCTGAGGAAAAAGGGCTTCACTTACTTACTGCTTTGGAAAGGGGTCACCGATATGTTGGCCAAACGCATTATTCCCTGCCTGGACGTGAAGGACGGGCGGGTCGTGAAAGGCGTCAACTTCGTCAATCTGCGCGATGCGGGCGATCCGGTCGAGCTGGCGGCGACGTATGACCGCGAAGGCGCCGACGAGCTTGTATTTCTGGACATCTCGGCTTCGGTCGAAGGACGGGCGACGATGGTCGAGGTCGTAAAGCGGACCGCGGGTGAAATTACGATTCCGTTCACGGTCGGCGGCGGCATTTCCCATGTAGACGATATGAAGCGGCTGCTGCGCGCGGGCGCGGACAAGATCGGCATTAACACGGCAGCGGTGCGCAATCCCGCGCTCGTATCGGACGGGGCCCGCAAATTCGGCTCCCAGTGCATCGTCGTGGCGATCGACGCCAAGTTCAACCCGGAGTGGGGCGAGTGGGAGGTTTACACCCACGGCGGACGGAGCGCGACCGGCATCCGCACCCTTGAATGGGCCAAACGCGTGGAATCGCTCGGCGCGGGCGAAATTTTGCTGACGAGCATGGACGCCGACGGGACGAAGGACGGTTTCGACGTGAAGCTGACGCGCGCGGTTTCCGATTCGCTCGGCATCCCCGTAATCGCTTCGGGCGGCGCAGGCCGCGTGGAGCATTTCAGTGAAGTGTTTGAGGACGGCCATGCCGACGCCGGCCTGGCGGCAACGATTTTTCACTACAAGGAAATGACGATCGAGGACGTGAAGAGCGATTTGCGCAGGAAAGGAGTCGAGGTGCGATGAGCGGTATTGACAACGGAACGCAGCTAAAGCTTGAAGATATTTACGGCCAAATCAAATGGAATGAGGCGGGGCTCGTGCCTGCGGTCGTGCAGGATGCGGTGAGCAAGGAAGTGCTCATGCTGGCTTACATGAACCGCGAATCACTTGCCCGCTCCCTCGAAACCGGCGAGACGGTGTTCTGGAGCCGCTCTCGCGGCGAGCTGTGGCACAAAGGCGCGACGAGCGGCCATACGCAGCGCATTCGTTCGCTGCATTACGATTGCGACGGCGATACGCTGCTCGTGCGGGTGGAGCAGAACGGGGCAGCATGCCATACGGGGAAATACAGCTGCTTCTTCAATGAGATTCCCGTAGAAGGCGCGGCGGCGGCTTCTCACGGCAAGGACGGCGCGGCGGACCGGTTCGCGGCGCTCGGCAAGTTGGAGGCGACGATCGCGCAGCGCTACGCCGAACGTCCCGAGGGCACGTACACGACGTATTTGTTCGAGAAAGGCGTCGACAAGATTTTGAAGAAGGTTGGCGAAGAAACGTCGGAAGTTATTATCGCCGCCAAAAACAAAGACAACGATGAGCTGCGCAGCGAAGCGAGCGACCTTATTTTTCACCTGATGGTGCTGCTGCGCGAACGCGGCCTGTCGCTGGACGAGCTGCTGCGCGAGCTGTCGGAACGTCACGGAAAGCCGACCACGAACAAAATGCGCTAAGGCAGGCGGGCTGAGGATCGAACCCCGGGAACGGCGCGAGGAAAGCGGCCCGCAGACTTGGCCGAGAGCGGCGGTTCGGACAAAAGCCGGGCGGAAGACTCGGCTGAAGGCGGCGGGGCGGGTAAAGGGTGCTTCAATACTCAGCTGACGGCCGGCAGCGTTAATCCGGAGCTGCCGGTGCTTTTTGCCACCGCTGCCGGCAATCGGCCGGGTTGCCGCCTCAGCATGAACGTTGCGGTGAACAATGCGGGATTTTCAGAGGTACAGGTGTTAAAGCGGCTTAAGGGATTATGTGCTAAAGAGGATAGAGATCCGGCTCATGCAGAGCACTGTTTGACGATCCTATGCCCCTTCGGCACGTAATCCTCTGTTTTTGGGCCTCATCGGCCGATATCCGCCGGCTTAAGATCGGGCCAATATTTGCCTGCAGACGCGCCAATTGCCGAAAAAAGCCGGATTCATGCAGTTAGCGGCGTCATGCAGGCGAAAAACCATTAGGATTCATTTTTGAAAAATCAGGTTTTACATGTATAATGAAGATTGTTGAACAAGCTGGCGAAAGTTCGTTCAGGATAAATTATTGGTTCCAAGGCTTAGGAGGGTATCATGTTTAGCGATAAGGTGCGAATTTTTTCGGGTTCTTCCAACCCGGAATTGGCGGAGAAGATCAGTCATGAATTGGGGTTGCCGCTCGGCAGCGTGAAGCTGTCGCGTTTCAAGGGCGGAGAAATTTACGTTCACTACGAGGAGACGATCCGGAACTGTCACGTCTTTATCGTGCAGTCGTTCTCACA carries:
- the hisF gene encoding imidazole glycerol phosphate synthase subunit HisF translates to MLAKRIIPCLDVKDGRVVKGVNFVNLRDAGDPVELAATYDREGADELVFLDISASVEGRATMVEVVKRTAGEITIPFTVGGGISHVDDMKRLLRAGADKIGINTAAVRNPALVSDGARKFGSQCIVVAIDAKFNPEWGEWEVYTHGGRSATGIRTLEWAKRVESLGAGEILLTSMDADGTKDGFDVKLTRAVSDSLGIPVIASGGAGRVEHFSEVFEDGHADAGLAATIFHYKEMTIEDVKSDLRRKGVEVR
- the hisIE gene encoding bifunctional phosphoribosyl-AMP cyclohydrolase/phosphoribosyl-ATP diphosphatase HisIE; amino-acid sequence: MSGIDNGTQLKLEDIYGQIKWNEAGLVPAVVQDAVSKEVLMLAYMNRESLARSLETGETVFWSRSRGELWHKGATSGHTQRIRSLHYDCDGDTLLVRVEQNGAACHTGKYSCFFNEIPVEGAAAASHGKDGAADRFAALGKLEATIAQRYAERPEGTYTTYLFEKGVDKILKKVGEETSEVIIAAKNKDNDELRSEASDLIFHLMVLLRERGLSLDELLRELSERHGKPTTNKMR
- the hisA gene encoding 1-(5-phosphoribosyl)-5-[(5-phosphoribosylamino)methylideneamino]imidazole-4-carboxamide isomerase; translation: MSTFTIYPAIDIRGGKAVRLVQGDYNQETVYNDSPVSAATEWEAQGASWIHLVDLDGAKAGKPVNDALIGDIARSVQVPVQIGGGLRTFEDVERLLGLGVSRVILGTAAIEDRAFVERVLGTYGDKVAIGIDARGGLVATRGWLETSEVKAEDLAKELAAKGASTFIFTDISRDGMMKGPNVEAIVSLAKVSGASVIASGGVSVLDDLKRLAAHTAEGVSGAIVGKALYTGSISLAEAVREIG